One region of Cinclus cinclus chromosome 1, bCinCin1.1, whole genome shotgun sequence genomic DNA includes:
- the DERL1 gene encoding derlin-1 isoform X1: MSDLGDWFRSIPLITRYWFAGSIAVPLVGKLGLVSPVNLFLWPDAFIHRFQIWRPITATFFFPVGPGTGFLYLVNLYFLYQYSSRLETGAFDGRPADYMFMLLFNWICIVITGLVMDMQLLMIPLIMSVLYVWAQLNRDMIVSFWFGTRFKACYLPWVILGFNYIIGGSVINELIGNLVGHLYFFLMFKYPMDLGGRNFLSTPQFLYRWLPNRRGGVSGFGVPPASMRRAAEDQQGGGRHNWGQGFRLGDQ; this comes from the exons ATGTCGGACCTGGGGGACTGGTTCCGAAGTATCCCTCTGATCACGCGTTACTGGTTCGCCGGGTCCATCGCGGTGCCGCTCGTGGGCAAGCTGGGCCTCGTCAGCCCCGTCAACCTTTTCCTCTGGCCTGACGCCTTCATCCACCGCTTCCAG ATCTGGCGGCCGATAACAGCAACTTTCTTCTTCCCAGTGGGACCTGGAACAGGATTTCTTTACTTGGTGAATCTGTATTTCTTGTATCAATATTCATCACGATTAGAAACAG gggCTTTTGATGGAAGGCCAGCAGATTACATGTTCATGCTCCTGTTTAACTGGATCTGCATTGTT ATAACTGGCTTGGTAATGGACATGCAG TTGCTGATGATTCCACTCATCATGTCAGTACTTTATGTGTGGGCCCAGCTGAACAGAGACATGATTGTATCATTTTGGTTTGGAACAAGATTTAAG GCCTGTTACCTTCCATGGGTTATTCTGGGATTCAACTACATAATTGGTGGATC AGTCATCAATGAGCTGATAGGAAATCTGGTTGGACACCTGTATTTCTTCTTAATGTTTAAATATCCGATGGATTTGGGAGGAAGGAATTTTCTGTCCACACCTCAGTTCCT GTACCGCTGGCTGCCAAATAGGAGAGGAGGAGTGTCGGGCTTTGGTGTCCCTCCTGCCAGCATGAGAAGGGCTGCAGAAGATCAGCAGGGTGGTGGAAGACACAACTGGGGCCAAGGTTTCCGGCTAGGGGACCAGTGA
- the DERL1 gene encoding derlin-1 isoform X2, whose translation MSDLGDWFRSIPLITRYWFAGSIAVPLVGKLGLVSPVNLFLWPDAFIHRFQIWRPITATFFFPVGPGTGFLYLVNLYFLYQYSSRLETGAFDGRPADYMFMLLFNWICIVITGLVMDMQLLMIPLIMSVLYVWAQLNRDMIVSFWFGTRFKACYLPWVILGFNYIIGGSYPMDLGGRNFLSTPQFLYRWLPNRRGGVSGFGVPPASMRRAAEDQQGGGRHNWGQGFRLGDQ comes from the exons ATGTCGGACCTGGGGGACTGGTTCCGAAGTATCCCTCTGATCACGCGTTACTGGTTCGCCGGGTCCATCGCGGTGCCGCTCGTGGGCAAGCTGGGCCTCGTCAGCCCCGTCAACCTTTTCCTCTGGCCTGACGCCTTCATCCACCGCTTCCAG ATCTGGCGGCCGATAACAGCAACTTTCTTCTTCCCAGTGGGACCTGGAACAGGATTTCTTTACTTGGTGAATCTGTATTTCTTGTATCAATATTCATCACGATTAGAAACAG gggCTTTTGATGGAAGGCCAGCAGATTACATGTTCATGCTCCTGTTTAACTGGATCTGCATTGTT ATAACTGGCTTGGTAATGGACATGCAG TTGCTGATGATTCCACTCATCATGTCAGTACTTTATGTGTGGGCCCAGCTGAACAGAGACATGATTGTATCATTTTGGTTTGGAACAAGATTTAAG GCCTGTTACCTTCCATGGGTTATTCTGGGATTCAACTACATAATTGGTGGATC ATATCCGATGGATTTGGGAGGAAGGAATTTTCTGTCCACACCTCAGTTCCT GTACCGCTGGCTGCCAAATAGGAGAGGAGGAGTGTCGGGCTTTGGTGTCCCTCCTGCCAGCATGAGAAGGGCTGCAGAAGATCAGCAGGGTGGTGGAAGACACAACTGGGGCCAAGGTTTCCGGCTAGGGGACCAGTGA